From Triticum aestivum cultivar Chinese Spring chromosome 4A, IWGSC CS RefSeq v2.1, whole genome shotgun sequence, a single genomic window includes:
- the LOC123085014 gene encoding probable E3 ubiquitin-protein ligase RHY1A, protein MTSASELFTARRARAPRLSDPGDPGPDPLADAPQDPHGLAARRRRRGCRARRQLDAAGDVRQHLHTGPPPPRRRGSYTDRILSYIDNSNIGDSAATRNRLDRLMFRTNERLPGAVLQAQARVLERLRGVSIGSSTSRPSITLDEFSATDVFRIIDFGSREAPYEANWPGSSSVQPSSGSDEESLENTSISSTTSNRSPGLSKSAFLRLQIEIFEAKKDDNREASPECSICLDGFYDRDELIRLRCGHRFHSTCLEPWVRKCADCPYCRTNIRSRP, encoded by the exons ATGACGAGCGCCTCCGAGCTCTTCACCGCCCGCCGCGCCCGCGCGCCCCGCCTCTCCGACCCGGGGGACCCCGGCCCGGACCCGCTCGCCGACGCGCCGCAGGACCCGCAcggcctcgccgcccgccgccgccgccggggctgCCGCGCGCGCCGCCAGCTCGACGCCGCCGGGGACGTGCGCCAGCACCTCCACACCGGCCCCCCGCCCCCGCGCCGACGCGGCTCCTACACG GACCGTATCTTGTCATACATAGACAATAGCAACATTGGGGATTCTGCAGCTACAAGGAACCGACTTGACAGGCTGATGTTCAGAACAAATGAGCGGCTTCCCGGTGCCGTACTGCAAGCTCAGGCACGTGTTCTGGAGAGACTGAGAGGCGTTTCTATCGGATCATCTACCTCCAGGCCATCCATCACATTGGATGAATTTTCAGCTACGGATGTGTTTAGAATCATCGACTTCGGAAGCAGAGAAGCCCCATACGAGGCTAATTGGCCTGGCTCATCATCTGTCCAGCCAAGCAGCGGGTCGGATGAAGAGAGCTTGGAGAACACATCCATCAGTTCAACTACTTCCAACAGGTCACCTGGACTGAGCAAGTCTGCCTTTCTTCGGCTACAGATAGAGATCTTTGAGGCTAAGAAAGATGACAACAGGGAGGCATCGCCGGAATGCTCGATTTGTCTCGATGGTTTCTACGACAGAGACGAGCTGATAAGGCTGCGCTGCGGACACAGGTTCCACTCGACTTGCTTGGAGCCATGGGTGCGGAAATGCGCAGATTGCCCATACTGTCGAACAAACATAAGGTCCCGGCCCTGA